Proteins from one Cryptomeria japonica chromosome 4, Sugi_1.0, whole genome shotgun sequence genomic window:
- the LOC131074088 gene encoding peroxidase 5-like — protein sequence MEMKVGYYRQTCPEAEEIISETVAKAVKANPGVAAALIRMHFHDCFVRGCDGSILLDSSDDTAEKDPPVNNPSLRGYDIIDEAKCWWTILGCSRWTKRLKGISRIRGHMVTLSGAHSIGVSHCSSFTGDHLYNFSGRGGQDPSMDSKYALQLKAKCPSSASNDTVVPLDRLTPTKQVNINAKYPKIWRENFGRAMIKMGAIDVLTGSQGEIRKQCHVPN from the exons ATGGAGATGAAGGTGGGTTATTATCGCCAAACATGCCCTGAGGCCGAGGAGATTATCAGTGAAACTGTTGCCAAAGCTGTTAAAGCCAATCCTGGTGTAGCAGCTGCTCTCATAAGGatgcatttccatgattgctttgtaAGA GGTTGCGATGGATCAATTCTCCTTGATTCCTCAGACGACACAGCAGAGAAGGACCCACCCGTCAACAACCCAAGCCTGAGGGGCTACGACATTATTGATGAAGCCAAAT GCTGGTGGACTATTTTGGGCTGTTCAAGGTGGACGAAGAGACTGAAGGGTATCTCTCGCATCAGAGGTCACATGGTCACTCTCTCAG GGGCCCATTCAATTGGGGTTTCTCACTGTAGTTCGTTCACCGGAGATCATCTGTATAACTTCAGCGGCCGAGGCGGTCAAGATCCTTCCATGGACTCTAAATATGCTCTTCAGCTCAAGGCCAAATGCCCCTCTTCAGCTTCAAACGACACCGTTGTTCCACTGGATCGTCTCACTCCCACTAA ACAGGTAAACATTAACGCCAAGTACCCCAAGATTTGGAGGGAAAATTTTGGAAGGGCAATGATAAAGATGGGTGCAATTGACGTGTTGACGGGATCGCAGGGAGagataaggaaacagtgccatgtCCCCAACTAG
- the LOC131074089 gene encoding peroxidase 5-like, producing MEASLLVIPLVILFLSTSANGHGLMVGYYSQTCPEAEDIISETVAKAVKANPGVAASLIRMHFHDCFVRGCDGSILLDSIEGNTAEKDHPANNPSLRGYDIIDEAKSKLEAKCPGVVSCADVVALAARDSAYQAGGFSWAVEGGRRDGRISHQSDVSENLPPPSFDVNQLTRLFASKQLSQEEMVTLSGAHSIGVSHCASFTGDRLYNFSGRGGQDPSMDSHYALQLKAKCPPSNPSNVVVQLDPLTPTNLDVKYYVDLQYKRGLLKSDQTLMSNDAASRQVNINAQYANVWRKNFGRAMVKMGTIDVLTGSQGEIRKQCHAPN from the exons ATGGAAGCGAGTCTGCTTGTCATTCCTTTGGTCATACTATTTTTATCTACTTCAGCTAATGGGCATGGGTTGATGGTGGGTTATTATAGTCAAACCTGCCCTGAGGCCGAGGACATCATCAGTGAAACTGTTGCCAAAGCTGTTAAAGCTAATCCTGGTGTAGCAGCTTCTCTTATAAGGATGCATTTCCACGATTGCTTTGTAAGA GGTTGCGATGGATCAATTCTCCTTGATTCTATAGAAGGCAATACAGCGGAGAAGGACCATCCGGCCAATAACCCAAGTCTAAGGGGCTACGACATAATTGATGAAGCCAAGTCCAAACTGGAAGCCAAATGTCCCGGCGTCGTTTCTTGTGCCGACGTAGTTGCACTCGCTGCAAGAGATAGTGCTTACCAA GCTGGTGGGTTTAGTTGGGCGGTTGAAGGTGGACGAAGAGACGGAAGGATATCACACCAATCAGATGTCTCGGAAAATCTTCCTCCTCCCTCATTTGATGTAAACCAGTTGACACGACTTTTTGCTTCAAAGCAATTGTCGCAGGAGGAGATGGTCACTCTCTCAG GGGCACATTCAATTGGGGTTTCTCACTGCGCTTCATTCACCGGAGATCGTCTGTACAACTTCAGCGGCAGAGGTGGTCAAGATCCTTCGATGGACTCTCACTATGCTCTTCAGCTAAAGGCCAAATGCCCCCCTTCAAATCCGTCTAACGTCGTTGTTCAACTGGATCCTCTCACTCCCACTAATTTGGACGTGAAATACTACGTCGATTTGCAATACAAGCGTGGACTGTTGAAATCTGATCAAACGTTGATGTCAAATGATGCCGCCTCCAGACAGGTGAATATAAATGCCCAGTATGCCAATGTTTGGAGGAAAAACTTTGGAAGGGCAATGGTAAAGATGGGTACAATTGACGTGTTGACAGGATCGCAGGGAGagataaggaaacagtgccatgcCCCGAACTAG